The following proteins are encoded in a genomic region of Lytechinus variegatus isolate NC3 chromosome 7, Lvar_3.0, whole genome shotgun sequence:
- the LOC121418673 gene encoding uncharacterized protein LOC121418673: protein MSVMTVGEGAGLYEMVKGIQRRYEADGQPRPELLYVDRGCCGADYRIFRGWPDMPVRLDVWHFMRRLARGCTSTEHQLYRFFQRWLSACIFAWSADDQNQLIAANRGEQRDQGIAETSDDVILKHLGKSSIARHCRRVTRGMEETIQLIGDLLACLDGEGGLDTIGVPLFDSDRVWEIWDSQQRHIACLQDPPDVQLYTKIGELVKGGITLPVYRRARGSTSPESFHLHMNRFIPGKFMSYIT from the coding sequence ATGTCCGTGATGACTGTTGGTGAGGGAGCCGGTCTCTACGAGATGGTCAAAGGTATCCAGAGACGGTATGAAGCAGACGGCCAACCTAGACCAGAGCTTCTGTACGTGGACAGAGGCTGCTGTGGTGCGGACTACAGGATCTTCAGGGGGTGGCCAGACATGCCTGTCCGACTCGACGTCTGGCACTTCATGAGGAGGCTTGCTAGAGGATGCACCAGCACTGAGCACCAACTCTACCGGTTTTTTCAGAGATGGTTGTCAGCCTGCATCTTTGCATGGAGCGCAGATGACCAAAATCAACTCATCGCCGCAAATAGAGGTGAACAGAGGGACCAAGGCATCGCTGAAACTTCTGATGACGTCATCCTGAAGCACCTTGGAAAGAGCTCGATTGCACGACACTGCAGACGAGTGACCAGAGGAATGGAGGAGACTATCCAACTCATAGGAGATCTCTTGGCTTGCTTGGATGGCGAGGGAGGACTTGACACAATCGGTGTTCCCCTCTTTGACTCCGACAGAGTGTGGGAGATTTGGGACTCCCAGCAGAGGCACATCGCATGCCTACAAGATCCACCAGATGTCCAGCTCTACACCAAGATAGGAGAGTTGGTGAAAGGTGGCATCACATTGCCTGTGTACAGACGTGCTAGAGGTTCAACGTCGCCTGAGTCCTTCCATCTTCACATGAACCGGTTCATCCCTGGTAAGTTCATGTCTTATATCACTTAA